From the Thermococcus sp. 18S1 genome, one window contains:
- the cas6 gene encoding CRISPR-associated endoribonuclease Cas6: MRLKLLLHFEEPFVIPYNYPHPLYSFLIHAIKLGDPRIAMRIHNNKKDIKFVASRVFPIGDGEKTENGLLVESGDVELFVSSPAWPVLEALINGFALGRGRLHILGKRLLDAEVEHVKTPERLSGRKLTTLSPVNVYHNNPPNGFRQWDLSPVGQPNSPFENEPEVWKELVFENLKSKYLMVYGEPYEGDLEIKILSRMPKSKRLFIKKDEKTGKPIYARAWEFHFKMRGEEEFLRVAYDLGIGMRNPHGFGMVGIYGHRNPKKRTS; the protein is encoded by the coding sequence ATGAGACTTAAACTCCTGCTCCACTTCGAAGAGCCTTTTGTTATCCCCTACAACTACCCTCATCCACTCTACTCATTTCTTATTCATGCTATAAAGCTCGGAGACCCAAGGATAGCAATGCGCATCCACAACAACAAGAAGGACATCAAGTTCGTTGCCTCTCGTGTGTTTCCCATCGGAGACGGTGAGAAAACAGAAAACGGCCTGCTGGTGGAGTCTGGTGATGTGGAGCTTTTTGTTAGTTCTCCAGCATGGCCAGTTCTTGAGGCCCTAATCAACGGGTTCGCCTTGGGCAGGGGGCGACTCCACATACTTGGAAAACGCCTTCTCGACGCGGAGGTTGAACATGTAAAAACACCCGAGCGCCTCTCCGGAAGGAAGCTCACAACCCTCTCGCCCGTGAACGTTTACCACAACAATCCACCAAACGGTTTCAGGCAGTGGGACTTATCCCCTGTAGGCCAGCCCAACAGCCCTTTCGAGAACGAGCCTGAAGTGTGGAAGGAACTCGTGTTTGAGAACCTCAAGTCTAAGTACTTAATGGTCTACGGAGAGCCCTATGAGGGAGATCTTGAAATTAAAATCCTGAGCAGGATGCCGAAGAGCAAAAGGCTTTTCATCAAGAAGGATGAAAAAACAGGAAAGCCCATTTATGCCCGTGCTTGGGAGTTCCACTTCAAGATGCGGGGAGAAGAGGAGTTTCTGCGTGTTGCCTACGACCTCGGAATTGGAATGAGAAATCCCCATGGATTCGGAATGGTGGGGATCTATGGTCACAGAAACCCAAAAAAGAGGACTTCCTGA
- the cas5a gene encoding type I-A CRISPR-associated protein Cas5a yields MDVLLVRLRFPLYSVARRSFQVRTSLLLPSPSALKGALARGLVLLRGTNGENLDYVARKAVGDIEEKLVDVRAVEVAPLAPMVKTAFLLKRLRNLEKGSKAEKDDAMRREYVFTHELLVAYAFKGLSEEEKKLFLKAAMMIDTIGDTESLATVVWAGFAKPVAKRAPLAFYAPYSEISKLLTQKVRNGGTVRIHTETMLVSPDYGGRREEAFYLPVEERRRRRVVYYERTAKVPDVESTIELNGEVLGIWLPGS; encoded by the coding sequence ATGGACGTCCTCCTCGTGCGCCTCCGCTTTCCCCTTTATTCTGTCGCCAGGCGTTCGTTCCAGGTGAGGACTTCCCTCCTACTCCCCTCTCCATCGGCCCTTAAGGGTGCTCTCGCGAGGGGACTCGTGCTGTTGAGGGGAACCAATGGAGAGAACCTCGACTACGTGGCCAGAAAAGCCGTAGGAGATATCGAGGAGAAGCTGGTGGACGTAAGAGCCGTCGAAGTCGCGCCGTTGGCACCTATGGTCAAGACGGCATTCCTCCTGAAGAGGCTAAGAAACCTTGAGAAGGGGTCGAAGGCAGAGAAAGACGATGCCATGAGAAGGGAGTACGTTTTTACCCACGAGCTTCTCGTGGCCTATGCCTTCAAAGGGCTGTCCGAAGAAGAAAAGAAACTCTTCCTGAAGGCCGCGATGATGATTGACACTATCGGGGATACCGAGAGCCTTGCAACGGTGGTGTGGGCGGGCTTTGCAAAGCCCGTGGCAAAAAGGGCCCCTCTGGCGTTCTACGCCCCCTACAGTGAAATCTCAAAGCTCCTGACCCAGAAGGTCCGCAACGGAGGTACCGTCAGAATCCACACGGAAACAATGCTCGTGTCTCCCGACTACGGTGGCAGAAGAGAGGAAGCATTCTACTTACCTGTCGAGGAACGCAGGAGAAGGAGAGTTGTCTACTACGAGAGGACAGCAAAGGTTCCAGATGTTGAGAGTACAATCGAACTGAACGGGGAGGTGCTTGGGATATGGCTACCGGGAAGCTGA
- the cas1b gene encoding type I-B CRISPR-associated endonuclease Cas1b, translating to MRKHSKTVLSDGTLRKREGTLYLENRKGKLPLPIEEVYDIYIYGHVNITSQALHFLAQKGVAVHFFNHYGYYDGSFYPKEKLHSGDLVIRQAEHYLDPEKRLELARLFVKGSALNMEKNLKRWKVADGFSDMLGELFRELEDARKITEVMNVEARIRQEYYARWDEHLPEGFKIVKRTRRPPENEMNALISFLNSRLYATIVSELYNTQLVPTVSYLHEPGERRFSLALDLSEIFKPIIADRVANRLVKQGIIKKEHFRDDLNGVLLTKEGTKKVVEAYNEEMRRSVRHPNLKTNVTKQRLIRLEAYKLMRHFVGSGRYEPLVAWF from the coding sequence ATGAGGAAACATTCCAAGACAGTTCTTTCGGACGGGACGCTGAGGAAGAGAGAAGGCACACTATACTTGGAAAACAGGAAAGGAAAACTCCCTCTACCCATAGAAGAAGTCTACGACATCTACATCTACGGCCACGTGAACATAACCTCCCAGGCGCTCCACTTCCTCGCCCAGAAGGGTGTAGCGGTGCACTTCTTCAACCACTACGGCTACTACGACGGGAGCTTTTATCCCAAGGAGAAGCTCCACTCCGGGGACCTCGTCATCAGGCAGGCCGAGCACTATCTCGACCCGGAAAAGCGTCTTGAGCTGGCGAGGCTCTTTGTCAAGGGCTCGGCCCTCAACATGGAGAAAAACCTGAAGCGCTGGAAGGTCGCCGATGGCTTTTCCGATATGTTGGGGGAGCTGTTTAGGGAGCTCGAGGATGCCCGCAAAATAACAGAGGTCATGAACGTCGAGGCCCGGATAAGGCAGGAGTACTACGCCCGCTGGGACGAGCACCTTCCAGAGGGCTTCAAGATAGTCAAACGCACGCGCAGACCGCCGGAGAACGAGATGAACGCCCTGATAAGCTTTCTGAATTCGAGACTCTACGCGACGATCGTGAGCGAGCTGTACAACACCCAGCTCGTTCCCACCGTCAGCTACCTTCACGAGCCGGGCGAAAGGCGCTTTTCACTAGCCCTCGACCTGAGCGAGATATTCAAACCGATTATAGCCGACAGGGTAGCCAACAGGCTCGTGAAGCAGGGAATTATCAAGAAGGAGCACTTCAGGGACGACCTCAACGGGGTTCTGCTCACGAAGGAGGGGACAAAGAAAGTGGTGGAGGCCTACAACGAGGAGATGCGGCGGAGTGTGAGGCACCCAAACCTTAAAACGAACGTCACGAAGCAGAGGTTGATAAGGCTCGAAGCTTACAAGCTCATGCGCCATTTCGTTGGAAGCGGCCGATACGAGCCGCTGGTGGCGTGGTTCTGA
- the cas2 gene encoding CRISPR-associated endonuclease Cas2, whose product MYVVIVYDVAVGRVNRVKKFLRQHLHWVQNSVFEGEVTRAEFERIKATLLEIIDEDEDSIVIYKLRSMPAREVMGVEKNPMEDVI is encoded by the coding sequence ATGTACGTGGTTATCGTCTACGACGTGGCCGTCGGGAGAGTGAACAGGGTCAAGAAGTTCCTGCGCCAGCACCTTCACTGGGTTCAGAACAGCGTCTTCGAGGGGGAGGTGACCAGAGCGGAGTTCGAGAGGATAAAGGCCACCCTCCTGGAGATTATAGACGAGGACGAAGATTCAATCGTTATATACAAACTCCGCTCCATGCCGGCCAGGGAAGTGATGGGGGTGGAAAAGAACCCGATGGAGGACGTCATCTAG
- the cas7a gene encoding type I-A CRISPR-associated protein Cas7/Csa2, translated as MYVRISGRVRLNAHSLNAQGGGGSNYVEVTKAKVTVKTDEGWAVVEVPVITGNMVKHWHFVGFVDHFRRTPFKNNLTERALRYNGTRFGQGETKAKKADGTEAELKNEGDIITNFADADVHGFLAPKTGVRRVSLVKTSFIVPTEDFIKEVEGERLINAIKHNRVDVNEKGAIGSGSSEEGTAQMIFSREYATGVYGFSIVLDLGLVGVPQSNTAGGSVISDNERRERIKSALLALVPMLSGYIGANLARSFPLMKVEEFIAVASEEPIPTLVHGFYEDYVTENGAIVENARKLGFSIKAFAYNTSFVEDAEKVSSVEELVRKLVETLDKDSNGGSD; from the coding sequence ATGTACGTTCGGATAAGCGGTAGGGTTAGGCTAAACGCCCACTCTCTCAACGCCCAGGGGGGTGGGGGGAGCAACTACGTGGAGGTTACTAAGGCAAAGGTGACGGTCAAGACCGATGAAGGCTGGGCTGTCGTTGAGGTTCCTGTCATAACTGGCAACATGGTGAAGCACTGGCACTTTGTTGGCTTCGTGGACCACTTCAGGAGGACACCCTTCAAGAACAACCTCACCGAAAGGGCCCTGAGGTACAATGGGACGAGGTTTGGACAGGGTGAAACAAAAGCGAAGAAGGCGGACGGTACAGAGGCCGAGTTGAAGAATGAGGGAGATATCATAACCAACTTCGCTGACGCGGACGTTCACGGCTTCCTTGCCCCGAAGACTGGAGTGAGAAGAGTTTCCCTCGTTAAGACATCGTTCATAGTCCCCACGGAGGACTTCATCAAGGAGGTTGAGGGCGAGCGCCTTATAAATGCCATAAAGCACAACCGCGTCGATGTCAATGAAAAAGGCGCCATAGGAAGTGGGAGTTCGGAGGAAGGAACCGCCCAGATGATATTCAGCAGAGAGTACGCGACGGGAGTTTACGGCTTCTCGATTGTGCTCGACCTTGGCCTTGTTGGAGTTCCCCAGTCGAACACTGCAGGCGGTAGCGTAATCTCAGACAATGAGCGCAGGGAGAGGATTAAGAGCGCCCTGCTTGCGCTGGTCCCCATGCTCAGCGGCTACATTGGTGCAAACCTCGCGCGCTCCTTCCCGCTCATGAAGGTCGAGGAGTTCATAGCTGTCGCGAGTGAGGAACCCATCCCCACCCTCGTCCACGGCTTCTACGAGGACTATGTCACGGAAAATGGGGCGATAGTTGAGAACGCCCGCAAGCTGGGGTTCAGCATCAAGGCCTTTGCCTATAACACCAGCTTTGTAGAAGATGCCGAAAAGGTTTCATCGGTGGAGGAGCTCGTTAGAAAACTCGTTGAAACCCTCGACAAGGATTCCAACGGAGGGAGCGACTGA
- a CDS encoding CRISPR-associated endonuclease Cas3'', protein MSLLAFRGQPLEEHVETMLRAWVGVKDKYIPSIIRSMRAYDVELSREEADRLMKALITLHDSGKGARLYQDYLANRARLRGFRHELVSAYYTLKILPQLFDEKTAFIGSLVVMLHHEPILMGQITNLDRDSLSVEVALDKLRNFDGVVPELDEFLRESFRENLGVDVDVPTAGPGDVVKTVVELSVKARHLPDAGKLRLIVGALLIPLVLCDYKGAEEREGEAPKFSEVIEAEWLEVV, encoded by the coding sequence GTGAGCCTTCTCGCATTCCGAGGACAGCCCCTTGAAGAACACGTTGAGACCATGCTGAGGGCCTGGGTGGGGGTCAAGGATAAGTATATTCCTTCAATAATCCGGTCAATGAGGGCTTATGATGTCGAATTGAGTAGGGAAGAGGCCGACAGGCTGATGAAAGCGCTGATAACCCTCCACGATTCCGGAAAGGGGGCAAGGCTTTACCAGGACTACCTTGCGAACAGAGCCAGGCTCAGGGGGTTCAGGCACGAGCTAGTGAGCGCGTACTACACTCTGAAAATACTCCCTCAGCTTTTCGATGAGAAGACTGCGTTCATCGGCTCCCTCGTAGTCATGCTCCATCACGAGCCGATACTCATGGGGCAGATTACCAACCTTGACAGGGACTCCCTGTCGGTAGAGGTTGCCCTCGACAAACTGAGGAACTTCGACGGGGTGGTTCCAGAACTGGACGAGTTCCTGAGGGAAAGTTTCAGAGAGAACCTCGGTGTGGACGTTGATGTTCCCACGGCGGGGCCAGGGGACGTCGTTAAAACGGTTGTGGAGCTGAGTGTGAAGGCGCGCCACCTTCCTGATGCCGGAAAGCTCCGCTTAATCGTTGGTGCTCTGCTTATTCCGCTCGTCTTGTGCGACTACAAGGGTGCCGAGGAGAGGGAAGGCGAGGCTCCTAAGTTCTCGGAGGTCATTGAGGCGGAGTGGCTGGAGGTGGTCTGA
- the cas3 gene encoding CRISPR-associated helicase Cas3' → MATGKLSTGELFKLITRYEPYDYQLRAWERVWEIIKNGGKVVIEVPTAGGKTEAAVIPFLAEAHNGTWAVSRLIYVLPTRSLVEKQAERIRKLLTEVLKLKGKSEEEAKKLTEKLVTVEYGLEQTHAFLGWVVVTTWDAFLYGLAAHRTVGRRFTFPAGAIAQSLVVFDEVQMYQDEGLYMPKLLSLVVRQLSEANVPVVVMSATIPTPLRRMIVGESEVVGVEKSDVRKPERGEVSIRVVEGTIEDVLDDIKEALSDGKRVLVVRNTVDKAITTYLWLKTLSKELGVETLLIHGRFAVGDRRDKENAIDSARLIVATQVVEAGLDLPNVGLVVTDIAPLDALIQRVGRCARRKGEVGKAIVLVEKANLGEFPEVKGFSEVLSTIREKIKAKIETEPFVEFDNHKDYKRVVKLTLDVPGKKQNVWYIGTPRTVSELGKKKKSPKDLLVVPYETLPYDPLVLLLSYDELGSLESYLYDVEKAREALDRVYRFHYANNLVPKEFHSAYIYFRELKLFSIPPEYELRSRPELYSMLYILDDESEGELKFKVNRVIRVSHSLLRANWGKLKDCITGKLVRRWDTKKERYHWVLEGVSEKSPKALAIYAVSGECYSRELGFWQGNNETEGEDETKTSQKTKTSKTNGQRRPKRKGQVTLLDFAGVRE, encoded by the coding sequence ATGGCTACCGGGAAGCTGAGCACTGGGGAACTCTTCAAACTCATAACCAGATACGAACCTTACGACTACCAGCTTAGGGCATGGGAGAGAGTCTGGGAGATCATAAAAAATGGTGGGAAGGTGGTGATAGAGGTTCCCACGGCAGGGGGCAAGACCGAGGCGGCGGTAATACCCTTCCTGGCAGAGGCCCACAACGGAACCTGGGCGGTTTCGAGGCTAATCTACGTCCTTCCAACGAGGTCCCTAGTTGAGAAGCAGGCAGAGAGAATACGTAAGCTTCTAACAGAGGTCCTGAAGCTTAAAGGGAAGTCCGAGGAGGAAGCAAAAAAGCTCACCGAAAAACTCGTGACCGTTGAGTACGGCCTTGAGCAGACCCACGCCTTCCTCGGATGGGTTGTCGTCACCACCTGGGACGCCTTTCTCTACGGTCTCGCCGCCCACAGGACCGTTGGCAGGAGGTTCACATTCCCTGCGGGGGCCATAGCTCAAAGCTTGGTCGTCTTCGACGAGGTTCAGATGTACCAGGACGAGGGGCTCTACATGCCTAAGCTCCTCTCGCTCGTTGTCAGGCAACTCTCGGAGGCCAACGTTCCAGTAGTTGTGATGAGTGCCACGATTCCAACCCCCCTGAGAAGAATGATTGTCGGGGAGTCCGAAGTCGTGGGGGTTGAAAAATCTGACGTCAGAAAGCCAGAGAGAGGTGAAGTGAGCATCCGCGTCGTCGAGGGAACGATTGAGGATGTGCTCGATGACATAAAGGAAGCACTCTCTGATGGAAAGAGGGTTCTTGTAGTCAGGAACACCGTCGATAAGGCCATCACGACTTACCTCTGGCTGAAGACCCTCTCAAAAGAGCTTGGAGTTGAAACGCTCCTGATTCACGGCCGCTTCGCGGTGGGGGACAGGAGGGACAAGGAGAATGCCATTGATAGCGCCAGGCTCATCGTAGCGACCCAGGTTGTCGAGGCAGGCCTCGACCTCCCCAACGTCGGTCTCGTCGTGACTGACATAGCGCCCCTCGATGCGCTCATACAGCGCGTGGGAAGGTGCGCGAGGAGAAAGGGAGAGGTAGGGAAAGCGATAGTTCTCGTGGAAAAAGCGAACCTCGGGGAATTTCCTGAGGTTAAGGGTTTTTCCGAGGTATTGAGCACAATTAGAGAGAAAATTAAGGCCAAAATCGAAACCGAGCCTTTCGTTGAGTTCGATAATCACAAGGACTACAAGCGCGTCGTCAAGCTTACCCTAGATGTCCCCGGGAAAAAACAAAACGTCTGGTACATTGGTACTCCACGGACGGTCAGTGAACTCGGCAAAAAGAAAAAATCCCCCAAGGATTTGCTCGTGGTTCCCTACGAAACCCTGCCCTACGACCCTCTGGTGCTCCTCCTCAGCTACGACGAGCTTGGCTCCCTGGAGAGTTACCTCTACGACGTTGAAAAAGCTAGGGAGGCCCTCGACAGGGTTTACAGGTTCCACTACGCTAATAACCTCGTGCCGAAGGAGTTCCATTCGGCCTACATTTACTTCAGGGAGCTTAAACTCTTCTCCATACCGCCTGAATACGAGCTACGCTCCAGGCCCGAGCTTTACTCGATGCTCTACATTCTCGACGATGAATCTGAAGGAGAGCTGAAGTTCAAGGTCAACAGGGTAATCCGTGTCAGCCACTCGCTTCTAAGGGCCAACTGGGGGAAACTAAAGGACTGCATAACGGGGAAGCTCGTTCGGAGGTGGGACACAAAGAAGGAACGCTACCACTGGGTCCTGGAGGGGGTTAGTGAGAAGAGTCCAAAGGCCCTCGCCATATACGCCGTGTCCGGTGAGTGCTACAGCAGAGAGCTTGGTTTCTGGCAGGGAAACAATGAAACGGAGGGCGAGGACGAGACAAAGACAAGCCAGAAAACCAAAACGTCCAAAACCAACGGGCAGAGGAGGCCCAAGAGGAAAGGACAGGTCACGCTTCTCGACTTCGCGGGGGTGAGAGAGTGA
- the cas4 gene encoding CRISPR-associated protein Cas4 has translation MVTETQKRGLPDFGFSSPIRGTEINYLFICPTKLWYFSHGITMEHESELVDMGKFIHERRYGREEKEVWIGGIKIDFVRNGDILEVHEVKKSKTLEKAHRMQLLYVLYYLRSHGIEAKGFLHYPDLNEVIEVKLNGHENEIENAMNQVQRIKKLPFPPRAELKPICKKCAYYELCWV, from the coding sequence ATGGTCACAGAAACCCAAAAAAGAGGACTTCCTGATTTTGGGTTTTCCTCTCCAATCCGAGGTACTGAGATAAACTACCTATTCATATGTCCAACCAAACTCTGGTATTTCTCCCACGGGATAACGATGGAGCACGAAAGCGAACTTGTTGATATGGGCAAGTTCATCCATGAACGACGCTATGGACGTGAAGAGAAAGAAGTCTGGATTGGAGGTATTAAGATAGACTTCGTCCGTAATGGGGACATTTTAGAGGTTCATGAGGTTAAAAAGAGTAAGACCCTGGAAAAAGCCCATCGAATGCAGCTGTTGTATGTGCTGTATTACCTAAGGAGCCATGGGATAGAGGCAAAAGGATTTCTTCATTACCCTGACTTAAATGAGGTCATAGAAGTAAAGCTTAATGGGCACGAAAATGAAATCGAGAATGCCATGAATCAGGTGCAGAGGATAAAGAAACTCCCTTTTCCACCAAGAGCAGAGCTCAAACCAATATGCAAAAAATGCGCCTACTACGAGCTTTGTTGGGTGTGA
- a CDS encoding PD-(D/E)XK nuclease family protein, giving the protein MNYPGEIEEFNERIRNAIAGKTPERKIWVTSLSFCLRKAALSVYLGTFRYERTGEMLVGSILHEWLGNAVSGDDIEFEVPVEYPLDEGWKLVGRVDAVKGDYLLEFKFRGFTAGDDESPKGPEEMKEPPKLAVEQLNTYLNMMEKERGYIYVFDKNGMNFKPFEVKRDKDQFQKMLGRARIVINGVKQLEAGGFPKWIKPRWKGECEECLFKPICDAVESR; this is encoded by the coding sequence ATGAACTACCCGGGGGAAATTGAGGAGTTCAACGAGAGAATCCGGAACGCGATAGCCGGAAAGACACCGGAGAGGAAGATATGGGTAACCTCCCTGAGTTTCTGTCTTCGAAAGGCGGCGCTCTCGGTGTATCTAGGAACATTCAGATACGAAAGAACCGGGGAGATGCTCGTCGGCAGTATCCTGCACGAATGGCTGGGAAACGCCGTGAGCGGGGACGACATAGAGTTCGAAGTGCCGGTTGAATATCCCTTGGATGAAGGCTGGAAGCTCGTAGGACGGGTAGATGCCGTTAAGGGGGACTACCTTCTGGAATTCAAGTTCAGAGGATTTACTGCGGGAGACGATGAGAGTCCAAAGGGCCCCGAAGAGATGAAAGAGCCTCCCAAACTCGCCGTTGAGCAGCTCAACACGTACCTCAACATGATGGAAAAGGAAAGGGGCTACATCTACGTCTTTGACAAGAACGGGATGAACTTCAAGCCGTTTGAAGTCAAAAGAGACAAAGACCAGTTCCAAAAGATGCTGGGACGGGCCAGAATCGTCATTAACGGTGTGAAGCAACTCGAAGCAGGCGGGTTTCCAAAGTGGATAAAGCCGCGCTGGAAGGGCGAATGCGAGGAGTGCCTCTTTAAGCCAATCTGCGATGCCGTGGAGTCTAGATGA
- the cas8a2 gene encoding type I-A CRISPR-associated protein Cas8a2/Csa4, with protein sequence METYQTPGIDEVFDLYVAYGYVETSVRGGAKEVTLIPEGTAQRSYYTVESDGDFRAGLIDALDEMLSLHYAIGNYRSHEGGKVISDADFSAGANVNNAYWDSVPSRLGDVLEKLRTGKKVGGKYPIPITLMPSAGKFIPKHMGVQGGNPLKVDSLSYALAWVGFHYYTPYIRYAKGNRTWVHIYQVAPQEDLNLIELLALRDLKKQFPHYYEANMSYLSNSRLALFYHFLHTESLSAIETVTRKSLLIRSYTLERDGNNQAIRSYREEDIGKLMDFLWELKRRSTYRTVRFFDALLRKESEAVLAVIDAVINERPEGLYQGLRIAKRAGITPPQSVVEGMEAFIDET encoded by the coding sequence GTGGAGACTTACCAAACCCCAGGCATCGACGAGGTCTTTGACCTTTACGTTGCCTACGGCTACGTTGAGACCTCGGTTCGGGGCGGAGCAAAGGAAGTAACTCTAATTCCAGAAGGGACTGCTCAGAGGAGTTATTATACGGTTGAAAGCGACGGTGACTTCAGGGCGGGATTAATAGACGCGCTGGATGAGATGCTCTCACTCCACTACGCCATTGGCAACTACCGTTCCCATGAGGGCGGTAAAGTCATAAGCGACGCCGACTTCAGCGCTGGAGCCAACGTGAACAACGCCTACTGGGATAGTGTTCCATCGCGGTTAGGGGATGTCCTTGAGAAGCTAAGGACAGGGAAAAAGGTTGGAGGGAAGTATCCTATCCCGATAACTCTCATGCCCTCCGCGGGCAAATTCATACCAAAGCACATGGGGGTTCAGGGAGGAAATCCCCTCAAAGTTGATTCATTGAGCTATGCCCTCGCGTGGGTCGGGTTTCACTACTACACTCCCTATATTAGATATGCCAAAGGCAACAGAACGTGGGTGCACATTTATCAGGTTGCACCCCAGGAAGACCTGAATCTCATTGAACTACTCGCCCTAAGAGACTTAAAGAAGCAATTTCCCCACTACTACGAGGCTAACATGAGCTATCTCTCCAACTCCCGCCTTGCGCTGTTCTACCATTTCCTCCACACTGAAAGCCTTAGTGCCATTGAGACCGTGACTAGAAAGTCACTCCTCATAAGGTCGTACACCCTTGAGAGAGATGGCAACAACCAAGCTATACGCTCCTACCGTGAGGAAGACATCGGGAAACTCATGGACTTTCTCTGGGAGCTGAAGAGGAGGAGCACCTATCGCACGGTGAGGTTCTTCGATGCGCTCCTCAGAAAGGAAAGTGAGGCGGTTTTGGCTGTTATAGATGCGGTCATCAACGAGAGGCCAGAGGGACTTTACCAGGGACTCAGGATTGCAAAGAGAGCAGGTATAACCCCACCCCAGAGCGTCGTTGAAGGCATGGAGGCGTTCATAGATGAGACTTAA